The genomic segment TTCTACAAGTTCCAGCCGGACCTGAACATCGAGAACCCCAAGGTCCGCGCGGAGATCAAGAAGATCACCTCGTTCTGGCTCCAGCTCGGCGTCTCCGGCTTCCGGATGGACGCCGTGCCGTTCATCATCGAGCGCACCGAGCCGGGCAACCCGAACTCACCCAAGGACTTCGACTTCCTCACCGACCTGCGCCAGCACGTGCAGTGGCGGCGCGGCGACGCGGTCCTGCTCGCCGAGGCGAACGTCGAGCCGGACGAGCTGCCCGTCTACTTCGGTGACGGCAGCGGCTCGGGCAACCGGATCCACATGCTGTTCGACTTCATGCTCAACGGCCGGCTGATGCTCGCCCTGGCCCGGGAGGACCCGGAGGTGATCATCGAGGCGTTGCGCGACACCCCGAAGCTGCCCACCGGCGGCCAGTGGGCCACGTTCCTGCGCAACCACGACGAGATCGACCTGTCCCGGCTCACCGCCGACCAGCGCAACGACGTGCTGGCGAAGTTCGGCCCGGACGAGAACATGCAGCTCTACGGCCGGGGCATCCGCCGCCGGCTGGCGCCCATGCTCGGCAACGACCGCCGGCACATCGAGCTGGCGTACTCGCTGCAGTTCTCGCTGCGTGGCACCCCCGTGCTGCGCTACGGCGAGGAGATCGGCATGGGGGAGGACCTGTCGCTGGACGGGCGCGACGCGATCCGTACCCCGATGCAGTGGTCGTACGCCGACAACGCCGGCTTCTCCACCGCGGAGCCGGAGAAGCTGGTCCGCCCGGTGATCGACAAGGGCGAGTACGGCTATCAGAAGGTCAACGTCACCGCCCAGCGCAAGGACCCGCGCTCGCTGCTCGGCTGGTTCGAGCGGATGATCCGGACGCTGCGGGA from the Micromonospora sp. WMMA1947 genome contains:
- a CDS encoding alpha-amylase family protein, translating into MGDRWYQEAVVYCLDVDTFADSDGDGVGDFQGVIGRLDYLARLGVTCLWLNPIHPSPNEDDGYDATDFYNVDPRLGTLGDFAELLHQASNRGIRVIIDLVVNHTSDQHPWFQSARSSPDSPYRDWYVWADHEPADRHQGMVFPGEQHETWTYDRTAKAWYYHRFYKFQPDLNIENPKVRAEIKKITSFWLQLGVSGFRMDAVPFIIERTEPGNPNSPKDFDFLTDLRQHVQWRRGDAVLLAEANVEPDELPVYFGDGSGSGNRIHMLFDFMLNGRLMLALAREDPEVIIEALRDTPKLPTGGQWATFLRNHDEIDLSRLTADQRNDVLAKFGPDENMQLYGRGIRRRLAPMLGNDRRHIELAYSLQFSLRGTPVLRYGEEIGMGEDLSLDGRDAIRTPMQWSYADNAGFSTAEPEKLVRPVIDKGEYGYQKVNVTAQRKDPRSLLGWFERMIRTLREAPETGSGSTTYIDVPMPSGVLAHRADGRTGTMVFLHNLGTEDVEVDLSTLAPEADLPIDVLSDRNYEDVGKLDRLKLGGYGYRWIRLCRGHER